A genomic region of Anopheles coustani chromosome 3, idAnoCousDA_361_x.2, whole genome shotgun sequence contains the following coding sequences:
- the LOC131272630 gene encoding dynein axonemal assembly factor 5 yields the protein MATEAESGTFIESFCLKTRNPDRMVRQRALKDFEANFLATVSSTECANIFDETYLDILRCYSDRFESVRILAVTTIDTLLEKLPANEYYLGYIVPVLAKRIGRAEIVEESEELRLQLLEQLGRLVEKYSDRDGQRGDPLLKVFDDIVDILIKTLRDPFPAAQKKSCEIVLAIAGATPSLHYRAEALVAPAKSVLGHRHAANRIVAVEALGELSLHILTNGDRISEIIMAISPLLMDDVPFVRRACGRAGCLMLLKLRDRYSFFHRILPLVLNCLTDGTAEVREDIEFRWKEAGELYYKENESELAKAALIEKLPVGYPVDRYTRPTLACRAIVQRSLRVVNLVLHEMEEWKEDIRLHATKLLKQIVLHSERAFSSQFLEVNPVLAKACMDSEKSIVTEALNVCELMGKLLDYETWSKHVVAEFRKFPSIGQLRCMRTLYTHSVQCEEKRKDIKKFAALLLDPDVCHNLKETYQLELLEFCSILALDGQRRELSAALEEITVNEQETVENQSLERTLYTVILKVIAFCYEEKEQIREKGLEVLRLLDNDIDKLHAHHLANVLGNIEHLESENSDASTNILLLCGIVSVCGFQQSYFDTLRVTLVKALTNASPEGKVKLFSAISVAMLTWEEKNKQSKEVQMALLKPFVDELIAPSLVWSVGRSAESIRAMATACFASMAQGVTAEVYMPLLTGYLNVLAGLIDDNNIATRAYTLKALVRLDQGLDLELLKLIAFPILSRLDDPSSEVRELAAICLGRLKLSKACTGSVDATESVDSASQRWEDILKQILPVMFLHLENPEIKLRKAITASLQRLYLDNRELMTSLAKVSNVTEDNFIGSMQ from the exons ATGGCTACTGAAGCAGAAAGCGGGACGTTCATCGAATCGTTTTGCCTGAAGACACGCAACCCGGACCGCATGGTTCGACAACGGGCGCTAAAGGATTTCGAAGCGAATTTTCTGGCCACGGTGTCTAGCACCGAATGTGCGAATATATTCGATGAAACATACCTCGATATCCTCCGGTGCTACAGTGACCGCTTCGAGTCAGTGCGAATTCTTGCGGTAACCACAATCGACACGCTGCTGGAAAAACTACCGGCAAACGAGTACTATCTCGGGTATATCGTGCCAGTTCTGGCAAAGCGAATCGGACGGGCGGAAATCGTCGAAGAGAGCGAAGAGCTCCGTTTACAACTGCTGGAACAGTTGGGCAGATTGGTGGAGAAGTACAGCGACCGCGATGGACAGCGTGGTGACCCGCTGCTGAAGGTATTCGACGATATCGTGGACATACTGATCAAAACCTTACGCGACCCGTTCCCGGCGGCACAGAAAAAGAGTTGTGAAATTGTGCTGGCCATCGCAGGCGCTACGCCCAGCTTGCATTATCGAGCGGAAGCACTCGTTGCCCCGGCCAAGTCCGTACTTGGGCACCGTCATGCGGCGAATCGTATTGTTGCCGTCGAAGCGCTCGGTGAGCTTTCACTGCACATACTCACCAACGGGGACCGGATTTCGGAAATTATAATGGCAATATCGCCCCTCTTGATGGACGATGTGCCGTTTGTGAGGCGTGCCTGTGGACGAGCCGGGTGTTTGATGCTGCTTAAATTGCGAGATCGCTATTCTTTCTTTCATCGTATTCTTCCATTGGTTTTAAATTG CCTTACTGACGGCACGGCCGAAGTTCGTGAAGACATCGAGTTCCGCTGGAAGGAAGCAGGTGAACTGTATTATAAAGAAAATGAATCGGAATTGGCTAAGGCTGCTTTGATCGAAAAGCTGCCCGTCGGTTATCCGGTGGATCGGTACACTCGACCCACGCTTGCCTGCCGCGCCATCGTTCAGCGCAGCCTGCGGGTGGTCAATCTGGTGCTGCACGAAATGGAAGAATGGAAGGAGGACATCCGTCTACATGCAACAAAACTGTTGAAGCAAATCGTTCTTCACTCCGAGCGGGCATTTTCCTCCCAGTTTCTTGAGGTGAACCCAGTCTTGGCGAAGGCCTGCATGGATTCTGAAAAGTCGATCGTAACCGAG GCTTTGAATGTTTGTGAACTGATGGGAAAGCTGCTGGACTATGAAACGTGGAGCAAACATGTGGTAGCTGAGTTTCGAAAGTTTCCCTCAATCGGTCAACTCCGATGTATGCGAACGCTATACACCCATTCCGTGCAATGCGAAGAAAAACGGAAGGACATCAAAAAGTTTGCTGCACTTCTGCTCGATCCGGACGTATGCCACAATTTGAAGGAAACGTACCAGCTAGAGCTGCTAGAGTTTTGCAGCATCCTAGCGTTGGACGGACAAAGAAGAGAACTATCGGCGGCCTTGGAAGAAATTACGGTTAACGAACAGGAAACCGTCGAGAACCAATCCCTTGAACGTACACTTTACACAGTGATCCTTAAGGTGATTGCATTTTGCTACGaggaaaaggaacaaatccgTGAAAAAGGCCTAGAAGTCCTTCGGCTGCTGGATAATGATATTGATAAGCTGCACGCACATCATTTAGCGAACGTGTTGGGAAATATTGAGCATTTGGAGAGCGAAAATTCGGATGCTAGCACCAACATTTTACTGCTGTGTGGTATTGTGTCGGTTTGTGGTTTCCAG CAATCCTACTTTGATACACTTCGGGTAACTCTTGTCAAAGCTTTAACAAATGCGTCACCCGAAGGAAAGGTTAAGCTTTTCAGTGCAATATCGGTG GCGATGCTTACatgggaagagaaaaacaaacaatccaaAGAAGTACAAATGGCCTTACTTAAACCATTCGTGGATG aaCTCATTGCGCCGTCTTTGGTATGGTCTGTGGGCAGAAGCGCTGAGTCGATCCGTGCGATGGCAACTGCCTGCTTCGCCTCAATGGCACAGGGTGTAACGGCTGAAGTG TATATGCCACTGCTTACCGGATATTTGAATGTACTTGCGGGGCTGATTGACGATAACAACATTGCTACGCGAGCGTACACGCTCAAAGCGTTGGTGCGTTTGGACCAAGGGCTGGATTTGGAACTCCTGAAATTGATTGCATTCCCCATCCTTTCCCGGCTGGACGATCCCAGTAGCGAAGTGCGTGAGTTGGCAGCCATCTGCCTAGGGCGTTTGAAACTGAGCAAAGCCTGCACTGGGTCTGTCGATGCCACCGAATCGGTCGACTCCGCTTCCCAGCGCTGGGAGGACATACTCAAACAAATCCTGCCCGTTATGTTTCTGCATTTGGAAAATCCCGAGATTAAACTACGCAAAGCTATTACCG CTTCCCTTCAGCGACTTTATTTAGATAACCGGGAGCTCATGACAAGCTTGGCTAAAGTGTCAAATGTAACGGAGGATAACTTTATCGGTAGCATGCAATAA
- the LOC131260601 gene encoding transmembrane protein 104 homolog, whose amino-acid sequence MPPRTAQEEYPTWVGFVFIFNLIVGTGALALPSAFSHAGWVLGSLAIVVLAFMSYVTVTFVIETMACANAVQNWNRLQFIKRDRVIKYDEDSNVETIVEPPVDSGSDRDSGAEEQEQLLTDASTEQTPLNTVYCRKTYYSLSNKIELGEMANLFFGRTGRFLFYFCLAVYLYGDLSIYSAAVAKSLRDVACAHNHRQNATDDDDGTERCWQDGLLSRLDVYRLCLVGFVAVLGPFTFFNVQKTKYLQLLTVLFRWLAFSVMISIAIHRLLAPSSVPIVPKRADINGIPYLIGTCIYSFMCHHSLPSLLTPIANKGRLKALISLDYALIGGFYLALALTGIFAFADIKDLYTLNFVPSPDQANGLLKAIEYFLALFPVFTLSASFPIVAITLRNNLQTLFLGETQLEAYDDSQQGAVNFCLRRAFFPLLAIIPPLVVCYFTENVSNLVGFTGCYAGTGIQYIIPMALVLSARRECEQKIGRGIVNEYRSPFNGFFWSMAVPGWTIACLVIVTIDLAI is encoded by the exons ATGCCTCCAAGAACCGCACAAGAAGAATATCCGACATGG GTCGGGTTCGTGTTCATCTTCAACTTGATTGTTGGAACGGGAGCTCTTGCTCTCCCGTCCGCCTTCAGCCATGCTGGATGGGTTCTCGGTTCATTGGCCATCGTGGTGCTTGCCTTCATGAGCTATGTTACCGTTACGTTCGTGATCGAAACGATGGCCTGTGCAAACGCCGTCCAAAACTGGAACCGGCTGCAGTTTATCAAGCGTGATCGTGTGATTAAGTACGATGAGGATAGCAATGTTGAAACGATCGTGGAACCACCGGTGGATAGTGGATCAGATAGGGACAGCGGAGCTGAAGAGCAAGAGCAACTTCTAACTGACGCAAGTACCGAGCAAACCCCGCTCAATACCGTTTACTGCCGTAAAACCTACTACAGCCTCTCGAACAAGATCGAGCTAGGTGAGATGGCGAATCTCTTCTTCGGGCGAACCGGCCGCTTCCTGTTCTACTTCTGCCTGGCCGTGTACCTGTACGGCGACTTGAGCATCTACTCGGCAGCGGTGGCGAAAAGTTTGCGCGATGTTGCCTGCGCCCACAATCACCGACAAAATgcgaccgacgacgacgacggaaccGAACGTTGCTGGCAGGATGGGCTCCTGTCGCGATTAGACGTCTACCGGCTGTGTTTGGTTGGGTTCGTGGCTGTCCTCGGTCCGTTCACCTTCTTTAACGTGCAGAAAACCAAATACTTGCAACTGCTCACGGTTCTGTTCCGCTGGCTGGCGTTCTCCGTGATGATCAGCATCGCGATCCACCGTCTGCTCGCACCGTCAAGCGTTCCGATCGTACCGAAGCGGGCCGACATTAACGGCATACCGTACCTCATCGGTACGTGCATCTATTCCTTCATGTGCCACCACTCGCTGCCAAGCCTGCTCACGCCCATCGCCAACAAAGGTCGACTAAAAGCGCTCATTTCGCTCGACTATGCCCTGATCGGTGGGTTCTACCTCGCACTCGCTCTGACCGGAATTTTTGCGTTCGCCGACATTAAGGACCTGTACACGCTCAACTTTGTGCCGAGTCCCGATCAGGCCAACGGGCTGCTGAAAGCGATCGAGTACTTCCTCGCACTGTTCCCCGTGTTCACGCTGTCCGCGAGCTTCCCCATCGTGGCCATTACGCTGCGCAACAACCTCCAGACGCTCTTTCTCGGCGAAACGCAGCTAGAGGCGTACGATGACTCACAGCAGGGGGCAGTCAACTTTTGCCTACGTCGTGCATTCTTTCCGCTGCTCGCCATCATACCGCCGCTCGTCGTGTGCTACTTCACCGAGAACGTCAGCAATTTGGTTGGATTCACCGGATGTTACGCCGGAACGGGCATTCAATACATCATCCCCATGGCGCTCGTCCTATCGGCCAGACGAGAATGTGAACAAAAGATTGGGCGAGGCATTGTGAATGAATATCGCAGTCCGTTCAATGGCTTCTTTTGGTCGATGGCCGTTCCTGGTTGGACCATCGCTTGCCTGGTGATCGTCACGATTGATCTGGCCATTTAA
- the LOC131260600 gene encoding general transcription and DNA repair factor IIH helicase subunit XPD — translation MRISVDGLLVYFPYEYIYPEQYAYMLELKRTFDAKGHCLLEMPSGTGKTTTLLSLIVAYIMENPHIVRKLIYCSRTVPEIEKVIAELKHLMNYYEKQTGVMPNITGLVLSSRKNMCVHPEVSREREGKIVDARCYGMTASYVRDRAAHDETAPVCQYYEGFQAEGKESLLPPGVYSIDDLKEFGRERNWCPYFLSRFAINQAHVVVYSYYYLLDPKVAEVVSKELARESVVVCDEAHNIDNVCVDSMSVKINRRLIERSTTGIHNLEKQVAELKEDDKRRLNDEYVRLVQGLKDASYSRETDMVLANPVLPNEILKEVVPGNIRNADHFLSFLKRFIEYIKSRLRVQHVVQESPAGFLRDVQQKVCIERKPLRFCADRLQSLLRTLEITDLSEYGPLSVITSFATLVSTYTKGFTIIIEPFDDKTPTVSNPIMHFSCLDSSIAMKPIFQRFQSVVITSGTLSPMDMYPKILDFEPVVMSSFTMTLARPCLLPMIVARGNDQVAISSRFETREDTAVTRNYGQLLVETAKTVPDGVVCFFTSYLYLESVVASWYDQGIIDTLLRYKLLFIETQDNAETSYALMNYVKACECGRGAVLLAVARGKVSEGVDFDHHLGRAVLMFGIPYVYTQSRILKARLDYLRDQFQIRENDFLTFDALRHAAQCVGRAIRGKTDYGIMIFADKRFSRQDKRGKLPKWIQEHLTDNLSNLSTEESMQLAKRWLRQMAQPFTREDQLGVSLLTLEQLQGMEREKLEKQAQGK, via the exons ATGAG GATAAGTGTCGATGGTTTGTTGGTGTATTTTCCGTACGAGTACATCTACCCAGAGCAGTACGCGTACATGCTCGAACTGAAGCGCACCTTCGATGCGAAGGGGCACTGCCTGCTGGAAATGCCCTCGGGAACTGGTAAAACCACGACTCTGCTCTCCCTCATCGTTGCCTACATCATGGAGAATCCGCACATCGTCCGCAAGCTAATCTACTGCTCACGTACCGTACCGGAGATCGAGAAAGTAATCGCCGAGTTAAAGCACCTGATGAACTACTACGAAAAGCAAACCGGCGTCATGCCGAACATCACCGGTTTGGTGTTGAGCTCGCGTAAAAACATGTGCGTCCATCCGGAGGTGAGCAGGgagcgggagggaaaaattgTGGATGCCCGGTGCTATGGAATGACGGCAAGCTACGTGCGGGACAGGGCAGCGCACGATGAGACGGCCCCGGTATGCCAGTACTACGAAGGTTTCCAGGCGGAGGGCAAAGAAAGTCTCCTACCGCCCGGTGTATACTCGATCGATGATTTGAAAGAGTTTGGCCGGGAGCGCAACTGGTGTCCGTACTTTTTGTCCCGTTTTGCCATCAATCAGGCGCACGTGGTTGTTTACAGCTACTACTACCTGCTGGATCCAAAGGTGGCGGAAGTGGTGTCCAAAGAGCTGGCCCGTGAATCGGTAGTCGTTTGCGACGAGGCACATAATATCGACAACGTATGCGTCGATTCAATGAGCGTCAAAATCAATCGACGATTGATTGAACGCAGTACGACCGGCATTCACAACCTCGAGAAGCAGGTGGCAGA ACTAAAAGAAGACGACAAGCGTCGATTGAACGATGAATACGTGCGCCTAGTGCAAGGCTTGAAGGATGCTTCGTACTCGCGTGAAACAGACATGGTGCTCGCGAACCCAGTCTTGCCGAACGAAATCCTCAAAGAAGTCGTCCCAGGGAACATCCGTAATGCGGACCATTTCCTAAGCTTCCTTAAACGTTTCATTGAGTACATCAAATCCAGGCTTCGGGTTCAACACGTCGTACAGGAAAGTCCAGCCGGTTTCTTGCGTGATGTTCAGCAGAAAGTGTGCATCGAAAGGAAACCGCTCCGCTTCTGTGCCGATCGGTTGCAGTCACTGCTGCGTACACTCGAAATCACCGACCTCAGCGAGTATGGTCCACTTTCCGTGATAACGTCCTTCGCCACGCTCGTTTCAACCTACACGAAGGGTTTCACAATCATTATTGAACCGTTCGACGACAAAACACCAACCGTTTCGAATCCGATCATGCACTTTAGCTGCCTCGATTCGTCGATCGCAATGAAACCGATCTTTCAACGGTTTCAAAGTGTAGTGATCACTTCCGGTACACTTTCGCCCATGGATATGTATCCGAAGATACTCGACTTTGAGCCCGTGGTGATGAGTTCGTTCACAATGACGCTTGCCAGACCCTGCTTGCTGCCGATG ATTGTTGCTCGTGGTAACGATCAAGTTGCCATCTCGTCACGTTTTGAAACTCGAGAAGATACGGCGGTGACGCGCAACTACGGTCAATTGCTGGTGGAGACGGCCAAAACCGTACCGGATGGTGTGGTGTGCTTTTTCACGTCCTACCTGTACCTCGAATCGGTCGTTGCGTCCTGGTACGATCAGGGAATTATCGATACACTCCTACGCTACAAGCTGCTTTTCATCGAAACGCAGGACAATGCGGAAACATCGTACGCGCTGATGAACTACGTCAAGGCATGTGAGTGTGGACGCGGCGCTGTTTTGCTGGCCGTTGCCCGTGGTAAAGTTTCCGAGGGTGTCGATTTCGATCATCATCTCGGACGTGCGGTGCTTATGTTCGGCATCCCGTACGTCTACACGCAGTCGCGCATTTTGAAGGCTCGGTTGGACTACTTGCGCGATCAGTTCCAGATACGCGAGAACGATTTCCTTACCTTTGACGCACTGCGACATGCGGCACAGTGCGTTGGCCGTGCTATTCG TGGTAAAACCGATTATGGTATTATGATATTCGCCGATAAACGCTTTTCGCGCCAGGATAAGCGTGGCAAACTGCCCAAATGGATTCAGGAGCATCTGACCGATAACCTGAGCAATCTCAGCACGGAGGAATCGATGCAG CTTGCTAAACGCTGGTTAAGGCAAATGGCACAACCATTCACGCGGGAAGATCAACTCGGTGTGTCCTTACTCACTCTGGAGCAGTTGCAGGGCATGGAACGGGAAAAGCTGGAAAAACAGGCCCAAGGCAAATAA
- the LOC131270658 gene encoding uncharacterized protein LOC131270658 has protein sequence MSDTAARLQNHNQEMVKCLSSLRNTRMALEKRLAVQEQQREGIRKEIENLQRSLAKLEAAIADDTKKLNDCVKCISETESGYNKVVDTLQLLLMSAKEKSGVPNE, from the coding sequence ATGTCCGATACTGCCGCTCGTTTGCAAAACCACAACCAAGAAATGGTAAAATGTCTCAGTTCACTTCGCAACACACGCATGGCCCTGGAGAAACGCCTCGCAGTACAGGAACAACAGAGGGAAGGCATTCGTAAGGAGATCGAAAACCTACAACGATCATTGGCAAAACTGGAGGCCGCCATAGCGGACGatacgaaaaaactcaacgACTGTGTGAAATGCATCTCGGAAACGGAAAGTGGCTACAACAAAGTGGTTGACACATTACAACTGTTGCTTATGTCTGCCAAAGAAAAGAGTGGCGTACCCAACGAATGA
- the LOC131270642 gene encoding beta-1,3-galactosyltransferase brn: MLPRICVKFKLKYIFAAVCSLYLLQFFGAFTHFFEKDFESTFDYPLNGDILSDVYQLRHGQQPARQPINRYNYSYITDCDHKCKEDERLIAPRLVFIVKSAMDNFDRRSAIRKTWGYERRFSDVKIRTVFMLGRSRTVPNRRLQSLVDLEYSTYRDIIQADFVDDYFNNTIKTMMGFRWAVTYCPRAKFYMFVDDDFYVSAKNLLRYVRNPVNYPEYLEETDEALRKLARRLAHTTDNNNSSSSNHSDTADSSLRVLHRGKRQLMTDMELPPNVKLFSGFVFRSAPHRHRSSKWYVSLEEYPWDMWPTYVTAGAFLLSHEALFEMYYVSMYTKHFRFDDIFLGIVAMKAGIEPLHSEEFYFHKAPYLGPQSYKYVLATHGYDEPAELNKVWTEIRASGYA; encoded by the exons ATGTTACCAAGAATTTGTGTAAAATTTAAGCTCAAGTACATCTTTGCTGCAGTCTGCAGTCTCTATTTGCTGCAGTTCTTCGGTGCCTTTACACATTTCTTTGAGAAAGATTTCGAATCAACATTCGACTACCCGTTAAACGGAGACATTCTTTCCGATGTGTATCAGCTGCGGCATGGCCAGCAACCAGCGCGACAACCGATCAACCGCTACAATTACTCCTACATCACCGACTGCGATCACAAGTGTAAAGAAGATGAGCGTCTTATCGCCCCACGGTTGGTGTTTATCGTGAAATCTGCCATGGATAACTTCGATCGGCGGTCTGCGATTCGCAAAACCTGGGGCTACGAGCGACGCTTTTCGGATGTGAAAATAAGGACCGTATTTATGCTGGGCCGCTCGCGGACCGTTCCAAACCGGCGGTTGCAGTCGCTGGTGGATCTCGAGTACAGCACCTATCGGGACATCATTCAGGCCGACTTCGTTGACGATTACTTTAACAACACGATCAAAACGATGATGGGCTTCCGGTGGGCCGTGACGTACTGTCCGCGTGCAAAGTTCTACATGTTCGTCGATGACGACTTTTACGTGTCGGCCAAAAACCTTCTCCGGTACGTGCGCAATCCGGTCAACTATCCCGAGTACTTGGAGGAAACGGACGAAGCGCTGAGAAAACTGGCACGCCGGTTGGCCCATACGACGGACAATAATAATAGTAGTAGCAGCAACCATTCGGATACTGCTGACTCGTCGCTTCGAGTGTTGCATCGTGGTAAAAGACAGTTAATGACCGACATGGAACTTCCGCCAAATGTGAAATTGTTTTCTGGGTTTGTGTTCCGCTCCGCGCCACATCGTCATCGGAGCAGCAAGTGGTATGTTTCGCTCGAGGAGTACCCGTGGGATATGTGGCCAACGTACGTGACGGCTGGGGCATTTCTGCTTTCCCACGAGGCTCTGTTTGAAATGTACTACGTCAGCATGTACACGAAACATTTTCG GTTTGACGATATTTTCTTGGGAATTGTTGCCATGAAAGCTGGAATTGAGCCACTGCATTCGGAGGAATTTTACTTCCACAAGGCTCCCTATCTTGGCCCGCAAAGCTACAAGTACGTGTTGGCCACGCACGGGTACGACGAACCGGCCGAACTGAATAAAGTATGGACCGAAATACGAGCTTCCGGGTACGCGTAA